The proteins below come from a single Malus sylvestris chromosome 3, drMalSylv7.2, whole genome shotgun sequence genomic window:
- the LOC126615906 gene encoding putative pentatricopeptide repeat-containing protein At1g12700, mitochondrial: MMRWATTAACYGSRRLRARGMPPSLHSSVVVFVNNYLGLFHSRASKSTQSRSTQPPQFAKVTNLENALSVFDEMLQRHPLPSFVRFTQLLGQVARLKHYSTVISLNNQMGVSGIRPGVYTLNIIINCYCHLNQMRFGLSVLGKFFKLGFEPDVKTLNTLINGFLLKDREADAVGILNKMMESGNWKPTVVTFGILVKGLCMKGNYIGAIQLLKKMEEGGCKPDIVIYSTIIHSLCKDTLIVDARVDALNLFSEMTSKGIAPDVITYNCLIHGVCKLGEWKESIRLLNEMVSKGIFPNVRTFNVLIDTVCKEGMFQKARSVVEMMIQRDIEPDTVTYRTLMDGYCLLGEMGQAKKVFELMLSKGSMIDVHSYNILINGYCKHKMIDDARMLFLEMSCRGVVPNTITYNTLMDGFCKMGRTQDAETLFSQMQACGQLPNVRTYNILLDGLFENQQFPKAVQLLSEMEGKKLNFDIITYGILIEGLCKDGKVEYAWEVFRSSSSKGFQHNARTYTIMISGFCNAGLTSEAENLLREMKRKGCSPNGCTYNTIIRGFINNSKTSRAMRLIKEMVEMGFSADAWTTELIVETDPTLLALIERAV, encoded by the exons ATGATGCGGTGGGCAACAACTGCTGCTTGTTACGGCAGCCGCAGACTCAGAGCCAGAGGTATGCCGCCTTCTCTTCACTCTTCTGTTGTTGTTTTCGTAAACAATTACTTGGGTTTGTTTCATTCTCGAGCTTCTAAATCAACCCAATCCAGAAGCACCCAACCACCCCAGTTTGCGAAAGTCACTAATCTTGAGAATGCCCTCAGTGTGTTCGATGAAATGCTTCAAAGGCATCCTCTGCCTTCCTTTGTCCGCTTCACTCAACTATTGGGTCAAGTTGCGAGATTGAAACATTATTCCACGGTCATCTCGTTGAATAACCAAATGGGTGTGTCAGGAATTCGTCCTGGTGTTTATACTCTGAACATTATCATCAATTGCTACTGTCATCTCAACCAAATGAGGTTTGGTTTGTCTGTCTTGGGAAAATTCTTCAAATTGGGTTTTGAACCCGATGTCAAGACCTTAAACACTTTAATCAATGGCTTTCTTCTTAAGGATAGAGAGGCTGATGCTGTCGGGATTCTGAATAAAATGATGGAGAGTGGTAACTGGAAGCCCACTGTGGTTACTTTTGGCATACTAGTAAAGGGACTTTGCATGAAAGGTAACTACATTGGAGCTATCCAATTGCTTAAGAAGATGGAAGAAGGGGGTTGCAAGCCTGACATAGTTATTTATAGCACGATCATTCACAGTCTTTGCAAGGATACTTTAATTGTTGAtgctaggg TTGATGCATTGAACCTCTTCTCCGAAATGACAAGTAAAGGAATTGCTCCAGATGTCATTACTTATAACTGTTTGATTCATGGAGTTTGCAAATTAGGGGAGTGGAAAGAATCTATAAGATTGTTGAATGAAATGGTGAGTAAAGGTATCTTTCCAAATGTGCGCACCTTCAATGTTTTGATTGATACAGTTTGTAAAGAGGGAATGTTCCAAAAAGCAAGGAGCGTGGTCGAAATGATGATTCAAAGAGATATTGAACCTGATACAGTTACTTACCGTACACTTATGGACGGTTACTGTTTGCTCGGAGAAATGGGTCAGGCGAAAAAAGTTTTTGAACTAATGCTTAGCAAAGGATCCATGATTGATGTTCATAGCTATAACATATTGATAAATGGTTATTGTAAGCATAAAATGATTGATGACGCCCGAATGCTTTTTCTGGAAATGTCTTGTAGGGGAGTGGTTCCAAATACAATTACTTATAACACTCTTATGGATGGGttttgcaagatggggagaacaCAAGATGCAGAGACTTTGTTCTCTCAAATGCAAGCTTGTGGCCAACTTCCAAATGTTCGAACTTATAATATTTTACTCGATGGCCTGTTTGAAAACCAACAATTTCCCAAAGCAGTGCAATTGCTAAGCGAGATGGAGGGAAAGAAGTTGAACTTTGATATCATAACGTATGGAATTCTCATTGAAGGTTTGTGCAAAGATGGAAAAGTTGAGTATGCATGGGAAGTCTTTCGCAGTTCATCATCAAAAGGATTTCAGCATAATGCTAGGACATATACGATAATGATTAGTGGATTTTGTAACGCGGGGCTAACAAGTGAAGCAGAAAACTTGCTTAGGGAAATGAAAAGGAAAGGTTGTTCTCCAAATGGTTGCACGTACAACACAATTATTCGCGGGTTTATCAATAACAGCAAAACATCAAGGGCAATGAGACTTATTAAAGAAATGGTGGAAATGGGTTTTTCTGCAGATGCATGGACTACAGAATTGATAGTTGAAACAGATCCCACTTTGTTGGCATTGATAGAAAGAGCAGTGtga
- the LOC126615904 gene encoding uncharacterized protein LOC126615904, which produces MLESSNCKLVVITFGTLVKGLCMKVAKLREGEEWSSGLAPSNRRGDLGGGDEVGLARRGWKRRREWGCTTTEVGGGESWSAMSGGVYGRKKIVVWLSGYRS; this is translated from the exons ATGTTGGAGAGTAGTAACTGCAAGCTGGTTGTGATTACTTTCGGCACCCTAGTAAAGGGACTCTGCATGAAAG TGGCGAAACTACGTGAGGGCGAGGAATGGAGCTCTGGTTTAGCCCCTTCGAACCGGAGAGGAGATCTTGGAGGAGGAGACGAGGTGGGGTTGGCGAGAAGAGGCTGGAAAAGAAGACGAGAGTGGGGTTGTACGACGACAGAGGTTGGAGGAGGTGAGAGTTGGTCAGCCATGTCTGGTGGGGTTTATGGGAGGAAGAAAATTGTTGTTTGGTTATCAGGTTATAGGAGCTAG
- the LOC126615898 gene encoding probable pyridoxal 5'-phosphate synthase subunit PDX2: MALVGVLALQGSFNEHIAALRRLGVKGVEIRKPEQLETVASLIIPGGESTTMAKLAEYHNLFPALREFVKMGKPVWGTCAGLIFLANKATGQKIGGQELVGGLDCTVHRNFFGSQIQSFEAELAVPELASTEGGPQVFHGVFIRAPAILDVGPEVEVLADYPVPSNKVVDSNSAVEAQEENPVPENKVIVAVRQKNLLATAFHPELTADTRWHSYFLKMSTETGEGGIVAVGADLSLNQQTKIDLPIFQ; the protein is encoded by the exons ATGGCCCTCGTCGGCGTTCTTGCTCTTCAGGGGTCTTTCAACGAACACATAGCAG CTCTGAGAAGGCTTGGGGTGAAGGGCGTGGAGATAAGGAAGCCAGAGCAGCTTGAAACCGTGGCCTCCCTTATAATCCCTGGAGGGGAGAGCACCACCATGGCTAAGCTCGCCGAGTACCACAAcctg TTTCCTGCTCTGCGTGAGTTTGTTAAAATGGGGAAGCCTGTTTGGGGGACCTGTGCAGGTCTTATTTTCTTAGCAAACAAAGCTACAG GACAGAAAATAGGAGGACAGGAACTTGTTGGCGGCCTAGATTGCACCGTCCACAGAAACTTCTTTGGCAGTCAG ATTCAGAGCTTTGAGGCTGAGCTTGCAGTACCAGAGCTTGCTTCTACGGAAGGTGGTCCTCAAGTATTTCATGGAGTTTTCATCCGTGCTCCCGCTATCCTTGATGTAGGACCAGAAGTTGAAGTTCTGGCTGATTATCCTGTTCCATCTAATAAGGTGGTGGATTCAAATTCTGCAGTTGAAGCTCAAGAG GAGAATCCTGTGCCTGAGAATAAAGTGATTGTAGCAGTTCGACAGAAGAATTTGCTGGCAACTGCCTTCCATCCTGAATTGACAGCAGACACTCGATG GCATAGTTACTTCTTGAAGATGTCAACTGAAACCGGAGAAGGAGGCATCGTTGCTGTTGGAGCAGATCTAAGTTTAAACCAACAAACAAAGATTGACCTCCCTATATTTCAATAA